From the Marinobacter sp. es.048 genome, the window GCCACAGCGACCACCACGCCTGGGCCAAGCGCCGTTACCAGATCCTCCGCCACCACGAAGTGGCCCCCCAGCTGCCGGCCGGCTACTCCGCAATGATCGTCCTGGCGATGGTTCCCCCACTGTGGCGGCGGGTAATGAACCCAAGAGTAGAGGCCTATTACAAAGGCGAAGAACACCAGTTGGCATAATGTCGGCGGGCAAAACTCCCAAGCGGCCCAAACGGGATGCCGGCAACAAAGTCGAGTCGGCGGGGGTGTGAGGGGGAAATTTCTGCAGGGAAACGACTGTCTGAGCAAAGCGAGTTCGGCTTCCCGAAAGAAATATCCCCCTCATGGCCCCGCCAGCCCCCAACCCCAGATCGGCCTAACTCCACAGGCCCCCAGTCTTCAGAGCGTCTCTGAAGAAACGCCGGCCTAAAAAACCGGCCCTCAAGACCCCGGCGGTTCGTCTCTGGCCCCGGGGTCTTTTTTTATGCCCTTGAAATCCCCCTGAAACGCACACAGGTATAATGTTTGAATCCTGCGAAAAAAAGGGAAAACCACAATGCCCAAGCATTTCGAACAGGCCCCTGGCCTATACGAAGACCCCGTTCCCGAAACCGAAGGCTACGTATTCAACCAGACCATGATGCGCATCAAGGAACCCGAGCGCTCCATGGACTTCTACACCCGAGTGATGGGCATGCGCCTGGTGCGCAAACTGGACTTCCCCGAAATGAAGTTCACCCTGTATTTCCTGGGTTACCTGGACGATCGCCAGGCCGGACTGGTGCCGCAAGATGATGCTCACCGCACCACCTTCACCTTCGGCCGCGAAGCCATGCTTGAGCTGACCCATAACTGGGGCACCGAAGACGACAACGACTTCGCCTACCACAATGGTAACGACGAGCCCCAAGGCTTTGGCCACATTGGCGTAGCGGTGCCCGACGTCTACGCCGCCTGCGACCGTTTGGAAAAACTCGGTGTGGAATTCGTCAAGAAGCCGGACGACGGCAAGATGAAAGGCCTGGCCTTTATCAAGGACCCGGACGGCTACTGGATCGAAATCCTGCAGCCGGACATGCTCGAGAAACAGCGTAAGGAAGACTGAGCTTCCTTACTCCGCGCCGGCCTCCTGGCCGGCTGCGGGTTTGCGGCCGTAGCGGGAGGCCACCACCACTGCTGCGGTCAGTATCAACGCCCCCGCAATGCCGATCGGCCCCAGAACCTCCTCCAGAAACACCCAGGCCAGCAGCGCCACAAACAGCGGTTCCAGAGTTACTATGATGCTGGAAAGCGTCGCCGGTGTCGTTTTCATGCCAGTGAAGAAGCAGACATAGCCAATACAGGTTGGCACCACCCCCACATAGACCACCATCAGCCAGTGCCCGGGATTGAGGGTTTCCAGCCCCTCAAATCCGCCGCTTAGAGCTACTACCGGCAACAGAATCAACGCCGCCGTAAAGAAACAGATAAACGCCGTGGTAAACACCGGCGTGCCGGCAGAGCTGTAGCGGCTGGTGAGCGTGAAGCCGGTGTACACGCAGGCGGCGAGTAACGCGACCAGAATGCCGGCGAGCCGAAGGGTGCCGCTGGTGTCCATATCGCTGAGAACCAGCATGCCCGTGCCGCCAATGGCGGCAATCAGGGACAGAACCGTGAGCAGGCCGGGTTTCTCTCCCAGCAAGGGCGCGGCGAGAATGGCCACCAATACCGGGGGCAGGCAGAGCGCGATCAGGGTGGCAATGCCGGCACCGGTCAGGTCCACGGCCAGAAGGTAGCTGCCCTGGTAAAACGCCTGAAACAGTCCCAATGCCGTCAGAGGAAGCAGGGCTTTGGATGTCAGGCTTCGAAGCGAGCTGCCGGGCACTTTCCTGCCCGGGTTTGCACGTTCAAGGCGTGCCTGCTCGCGCCGCATCAGCAGCCAGAAAAACGGCAATGCCACCGCCAGCCTCAGAAAGGCCAGAGTGATGGCCTGAAGCTCGGTGCCGGTAAACAGAAATTTCGCAACAATACCCGTGGTCGCCCATAGCAGGGCTGCCAGGGCGATAAACAGGGCGCCTTGGATCATTCAATAATCAACACAATCAGTTCTTTGGGACCGTGAACACCGTAGGCAAGGGTTTGCTCGATGTCGGCGGTTTTGGAAGGGCCTGAGATTAGCAGGGCATTGGTCGGCATGCCAGCGGCCCAGTTCTGGGCCTTCATGGCTTCATGAAAGGTTGTGTAGAGTTCCGAGGCCCTGAGCACCGCAATGTGCACCGGCGGCACCAGGCTCATCAGCCGTGGCTCATCATCGTTCGGCCACAGGATCAGCGAGCCGGTCTCGGCAATACCGCCGCGGGTGGAGGTAATACTGGCGTCCACTTCGTTGAACAGGTGGGTCTGCCAGCTCTCGATCGGCTCGTCGTAGATCAGCAGCTCCGGCAGATCGTCACGGCCGGCATCGCGAAGGGCCTGGCCAATTTGGTGCTGCTTCGGAATCAGCAGATTCCTGGCACCGCGGGTGTTCAGCACTTCGGCCAGGCGGTCCATCCACATGTCTTCGTTGCAATGGTGCACTTCACCGTGGACCGACTCGATCATCTTCTCGAACCGCTCGACACGCTCCTTTGTTGACCAGTCATCCCGTACCAGAACAGAAAAGTCACACTTCGGCACGGTCAGTTCAC encodes:
- the gloA gene encoding lactoylglutathione lyase, producing MPKHFEQAPGLYEDPVPETEGYVFNQTMMRIKEPERSMDFYTRVMGMRLVRKLDFPEMKFTLYFLGYLDDRQAGLVPQDDAHRTTFTFGREAMLELTHNWGTEDDNDFAYHNGNDEPQGFGHIGVAVPDVYAACDRLEKLGVEFVKKPDDGKMKGLAFIKDPDGYWIEILQPDMLEKQRKED
- a CDS encoding LutC/YkgG family protein, with amino-acid sequence MSSRETILQRLRNRTGGELTVPKCDFSVLVRDDWSTKERVERFEKMIESVHGEVHHCNEDMWMDRLAEVLNTRGARNLLIPKQHQIGQALRDAGRDDLPELLIYDEPIESWQTHLFNEVDASITSTRGGIAETGSLILWPNDDEPRLMSLVPPVHIAVLRASELYTTFHEAMKAQNWAAGMPTNALLISGPSKTADIEQTLAYGVHGPKELIVLIIE
- a CDS encoding DMT family transporter translates to MIQGALFIALAALLWATTGIVAKFLFTGTELQAITLAFLRLAVALPFFWLLMRREQARLERANPGRKVPGSSLRSLTSKALLPLTALGLFQAFYQGSYLLAVDLTGAGIATLIALCLPPVLVAILAAPLLGEKPGLLTVLSLIAAIGGTGMLVLSDMDTSGTLRLAGILVALLAACVYTGFTLTSRYSSAGTPVFTTAFICFFTAALILLPVVALSGGFEGLETLNPGHWLMVVYVGVVPTCIGYVCFFTGMKTTPATLSSIIVTLEPLFVALLAWVFLEEVLGPIGIAGALILTAAVVVASRYGRKPAAGQEAGAE